The Gasterosteus aculeatus chromosome 17, fGasAcu3.hap1.1, whole genome shotgun sequence genome includes a window with the following:
- the slc25a55a gene encoding solute carrier family 25 member 55a translates to MSQKQISLPAKLINGGIAGIVGVTCVFPIDLAKTRLQNQRQSQQVYKSMVDCLVKTVRSDGYFGMYRGAAVNLALVTPEKAIKLAANDFFRHHLSKDGAGLTVFREMLAGCGAGMCQVVITTPMEMLKIQLQDAGRLAAQQTKPVMMSPTKLVATNAVLTRSYNSVASARRPVSATQIAKELLQTQGIRGLYRGLGATLMRDVPFSIVYFPLFANLNRLGRAGPEDAVPFYWAFFSGCAAGSTAAVAVNPCDVVKTRLQSLNKGSSEETYNGVVDCVSKIMRKEGPSAFLKGAGCRALVIAPLFGIAQVMYSAGVGEYLLDNTPLNLLSP, encoded by the exons ATGTCTCAGAAGCAGATCAG CCTCCCAGCAAAGCTCATTAACGGCGGTATCGCTGGCATTGTTGGCGTTACTTGCGTCTTCCCCATTGACTTGGCGAAGACCAGATTGCAGAATCAGAGACAAAGCCAGCAGGTCTACAAGAGCAT GGTGGACTGCCTTGTCAAGACAGTCCGATCCGACGGGTACTTTGGCATGTACAGAG GTGCTGCCGTAAATTTGGCCCTGGTGACCCCCGAGAAGGCCATCAAGCTGGCTGCCAATGACTTCTTCAGGCACCACCTCTCCAAGGACGG gGCGGGGCTGACGGTGTTCAGAGAGATGCTGGCGGGTTGCGGTGCCGGCATGTGTCAGGTCGTCATCACCACCCCGATGGAGATGCTGAAGATACAGCTGCAGGATGCGGGCCGACTCG CTGCCCAGCAGACGAAGCCGGTCATGATGTCTCCCACCAAGCTGGTGGCCACCAACGCCGTGCTCACGCGCTCCTACAACTCTGTGGCGTCGGCCCGCCGGCCCGTCTCTGCCACGCAGATCGCAAAAGAACTCCTGCAGACGCAGGGCATCCGGGGGCTCTACAGGGGCCTGGGGGCCACGCTGATGAG GGACGTGCCCTTTTCTATAGTCTACTTCCCGCTGTTTGCCAACCTGAACCGCCTGGGCAGAGCGGGTCCCGAGGACGCCGTCCCCTTCTACTGGGCTTTCTTCTCTGGCTGCGCGGCGGGTTCTACCGCCGCTGTGGCCGTTAACCCCTGTGACG tgGTTAAGACGAGACTGCAGTCCCTGAACAAAGGGTCCAGTGAGGAGACCTACAACGGGGTTGTGGATTGTGTGAG TAAAATAATGCGAAAGGAGGGACCCTCGGCCTTCCTGAAAGGCGCCGGCTGTCGCGCGCTGGTCATCGCGCCGCTGTTCGGCATCGCTCAGGTGATGTACTCGGCCGGAGTCGGCGAGTACCTCCTGGACAACACGCCGCTGAACCTCCTGTCGCCATGA